A single window of Eucalyptus grandis isolate ANBG69807.140 chromosome 1, ASM1654582v1, whole genome shotgun sequence DNA harbors:
- the LOC104451136 gene encoding major allergen Pru av 1-like, with translation MSVITFDVEVTSPIPLAKMFKAFILDADNLLPKVLPQAVKSIEVLEGDGGTGTIKLMTFGEGSRYKTAKHKVEALDKENFTYCYSIIEGEILGSAYEKISHELKITPSPEGGSVLKSTSSYFTIGEEDVTEEEINAGKEEASAMVKAIEAYLVANPDAY, from the exons ATGAGTGTCATCACTTTCGACGTAGAGGTCACGTCACCCATTCCCCTGGCCAAGATGTTCAAGGCCTTTATCCTCGACGCCGATAATCTCCTCCCCAAGGTCCTCCCGCAAGCTGTCAAGAGCATTGAAGTCCTCGAGGGCGATGGAGGTACCGGGACCATCAAGTTGATGACTTTTGGTGAAG GCAGTCGGTACAAGACAGCGAAGCACAAGGTCGAGGCCCTGGACAAGGAGAACTTTACCTACTGCTACTCAATCATCGAGGGCGAAATACTGGGCAGCGCCTATGAGAAGATCAGCCATGAGTTGAAGATCACCCCATCGCCCGAGGGAGGCTCGGTGTTGAAGAGCACAAGCAGTTACTTCACCATTGGCGAGGAGGACGTCACCGAGGAGGAGATCAACGCCGGGAAAGAGGAGGCGTCCGCAATGGTCAAGGCCATCGAGGCTTATCTCGTGGCAAACCCTGATGCCTATTGA